In Paludibaculum fermentans, the genomic stretch GCGAACCCCTACTTCAGGAAATTCGCTCCGGCCGTGGATTGGGAGTGGATGCTCGTCGCAGGCATTTTCCTGGGCGCATTCGTGAGTGCCCGCCTGTCCGGCGACAAGCCGGAGGCGCAGGTCCCACGGCTCTGGCAGCGCCGCTTCGGGCCGTCCCGGGCCTTGCGCTATGCGGCAGCCTTTGTGGGCGGAGTAATCCTCGCCGTGGGCGCCCGGCTCGCCGGCGGCTGCACCAGCGGCAACGGCATCAGCGGGTCGCTCCAACTGGCTGTCTCTGGCTGGCTCTTCTTCGCCTGCCTGTTTGCCTCCGGCCTCGCGACGGCGTTCCTGCTCTACGGGAAGGAGGCCGAGCTTGACTGAATCCGCGCCACGGCTGCTGCTGGGGCTGTTCACCGGCTTCCTCTTCGGTTTCTTCCTCCAGAAGGGCCACGTCGCCAAGTTCCGCGTCATCGCCGGACAGTTCCTGCTGCGCGACTTCACCGTACTGAAGACGATGCTCACCGCCATAGTCGTGGGCGGCATCGGGGTCTACGCCCTCAAGGCAATGGGCCTGGCAACCCTCCACGTAAAGCCGGCGCAACTCGTGGCAGTCACCATCGGCGGACTCGTGTTTGGAGTGGGGATGGTCCTGCTCGGCTACTGTCCGGGCACGGGCGTGGCCGCCGCCGCCGAAGGGCAGCGGGATGCCCTGTTTGGCATTCTCGGGATGATCCTGGGCTCCGCCGTCTTCGCTGAGTTCTACGGAATCATCTCCACTTCCATCATGAAGTGGTACGATCTGGGCCCCGTAACAATACCGGACCTGCTGGGCGTGCCCACCTGGACGGTGCTCGCGGCATTGACCGTCGCCGCCCTGGCGCTGTTCCACCAGTTGGACCGATCGCGGTAGCGGCGCGAAGCCCGTTCGCGCCGCCGCATCATACCTGCCCGGGCGCTGCCCGCCCTTACTTCCGCTTGCGCACGCAGCCCGGGTACATCTTCTTGAGCTTCTCCACCTTCGGGTCGGAGACGTTCACGATGTACGGGTTCTCGTGGTTCAGCGTCGCGTAGTTCTGGTGGTAGTTCTCGGCCGTGTAGAACTTGTCCAGCGGCACAACCTGCGTCACGATAGGCTTCTTCAGCGCCTGCGCGTCGTTGAGTTGCTTGATATAGGCCTCCGCCACGTGCTTCTGCTCTTCGTTGGCGTAGAAGATGGCGCTGCGGTACTGAGTGCCGATATCGGCGCCCTGCCGGTTGAGCGAAGTGGGATCGTGCGCCACGCTGAAGAAGATCTTCAGCAACTGGCCGTACGAGATCTTCGCCGGTTCGAACGTGATGAGAATCGACTCGGCGTGGCCGGTGCGGCCCGTGGAGACGATGTCGTACTTGGCTGTGTCCTTCGTGCCGCCGGCGTACCCGGAGATCACGTCGTCCACGCCTTCCACCATCTCGAACACCGCCTCGGTACACCAGAAGCAGCCGCCGGCCAGCACCGCGGTCTGCTTGCCCTGGGCGGGCTTGGCGTCCACCACGGGATCAGGGAAATTGCCGGTCGCCGCGGTTACCATTGCACCACCGCCTGCGAGCGTCGCGAAAAGGAGAGCCGGAAGCCGGCTGAGGATCGGTTTGATCGCCATGCGCACATTTATCACCCAAGGGTATAGATGAATTCCCGCCCTCTCGGGAATGGAATATTTTAGTACCCGGCGGCGGCCGGCCGATTCCAGCCCATTGGATTGAACGCCGTGCGCCGGCAGCCGCGGCGTTGTGCCGGGTCCCTCAAACCAGTCATAAATAGGCATGGAAGGTCTTCGTTCCGGATATCTGGCCGCGATTCTGACAGCCTTGGCCGTGGCTCCCTGCGCGGCGGCCGCCGAGCCGGCCCGGCAGCAGTTGGACCTGAATGGAACCTGGCAGTTCCGGCTCGACCCGGCCAACTCCGGTCTGCAGGAAAAGTGGTTTGCCGCCCCGGATCCGTTCCCTGAAAAGATCGCCGTACCCGGCGCCTGGCAGGCCCAGGGCTTCGGCAACGCCTCTCCGCAGTTGCGCCACAGCTTCGAAGGAACCGCCTGGTACCGCCGCACCGTGAACGTCCCCGCCAACTGGGCCGGCCAGCGGACCGTCCTGCGCCTGGGCGGCGCTCATCGCCGGGTGACGCTCTTCGTCAACGGTGTGGAACTCGGCGGCCACGACGGCTTCAGCGCGCCGTTCGAGTTCGACATCAGCAGCGCCCTCCGTCCCGGCGGCGACAACTCCATCGTGCTGAGGATCGAGAATCCGCCCGTCGCCATTGAGGCCTCACCCGACCTCCAGAAGCCGCTGATGCCCACGGGCATGCTGAACTACATCGGCAACTGGGGCGGCATCTTCGGCTCTGTCGAACTCGCGTCGGAACCGCGCCTCCGCCTCTCGTCGGTTCTCGTCACCTCCGACGTAAGCCGCCGCCGCGTGTCGTTCCGGATCCGCGTGGACGCCCCCGGCCAGGCCAGGCCGCTCACCGTCAGGGTGACGGTGCCTGGTGCGCCGGCAGCCACCCAACCCGTCCCCTCATCCGCAGCGGAGCCGGAGGCGGTGGTCGACATCGATGCCGCGCGGCTCCCCTTGTGGTCCCCCGACAGTCCAGAGCTGCTCACCGCCTCGATTCAACTGCTGGACCAAAACCGCGCCATCGATCGCCTGGAGCAGCGCTTCGGCTACCGGGAAGTGACCACCAGCGGCGGCACAATCCTGCTAAATGGAAAGCCGCTCTATCTGCGCGGTTACGGCGATGACAACGTCGAAGTGCTCACCGGCTTTCCGCCTTCTTCGAAGGCCATCTTCCTGGAGCGCCTGAAGCTCTCCAGGAGTTTCGGCTTCAACGCCGTCCGGTTCCATTCCATGACGCCGCCGGCCGCCTATTTCGAGGCCGCCGACGAGGTAGGCATGCTGGTCATGGCCGAACTGCCCGCCGCGTACACGCAATACTTCTTCGCGCATCGCGACTTCCTCAAACGCGAATTGAACAGCGTACTGCTGGCCTACCGCAACCATCCCTCCCTGCTCAGCCTGGCCTTCGGCAACGAATTCAACCTCGAATGGCTCAAAACCGAACCCGAGCGCGCGGAGTTCCTTGCCTCCATCGCCGATTTCTACAAGTCGGCCAAGCAACTGGCCCCCGCCACTCTCATCCTTTCCAACGACGGCCTGGACATGCGCCCCTCCGACATGGTCAGCATCTACCATGGCGCGCCGGGCGACCGGCCCACCGTGCGCCACGAGTTCGGGCAATACTACTGCTCCCTGCCGGATATCAGCCTGAAGCAGCAGTTCACCGGAGTCCTGCTGCCCACATGGCTCGACGCCAAGTCGAAGTGGGTGGCGGACAACCACCTGGAAGCCATCTACCCCGCCTACGTGCACAACTCCCAGCGCTTGCAGCAGTTGGGCCGCAAATACCAGATCGAAAAGGTGCGCCTGAATGGCGGCGTCAGCGGCTACCACTACTGGCTGATCGTCGACTACCCGGGCGGTACCGGCGAAGGCGACTCCTGGGAGGAGGGTTGGTTCGATTACTTCTGGAAACCCAAGGGCATCACCCCGGAAGAGGGCCGCGCGCTGAACACGCCCGTCCTGCTCATGCTGGATGCCGGCGTCGACAACCGTACGCTGTGGGCGGGCGAACCGAAGCAGGTGGGCATTCAGGTGTCGAACTATGGCGCGGAGGCCGTGCACGATGGCCGCCTCACCTGGGAACTGCGCGACGGCAGCCAGCGCATCGCGGGCGCCGCGCTCTCCGGCGTGGAGGCGGAACTCGGCAAGGTGTCGAAACTCGGTTCCATCCTGCTCGACGCCGGCGCCGCCTCGGCCGCGAGAAAGCTGGAATTGCGAATCACCCTCGACACCCGCCACGGCGAGTACACGAACACCTGGCAATTCTGGGCCTACCCCAAGCCCAGCCGGGCGGCCGCGCCGGCAGTCCCCGTGGTCTCGAACCTCCGCCTGGCCGCGCTCAACCGCCAGTATCCGTGGCTGCAGTCCGGATCCTCAAAGCTCACACCGGAGAGCCTGCTGATCACAGAGGATCTGGACGCCGCGGCCCTGGCCCATCTCAACGCCGGCGGCCGCGTGTGGCTGATGCTGCGGCAGACGCTGGATCGACGCGGCGTGGAGTTCTTTCCCGCCTCCGGCGGCGCGGCGGGCACCATGATTCAGGAACACCCGGCCCTCTCCGGCTTCCCTCACGACGGACTGGCCGATCTGCAGTTCTACAATCTGATCAACGGGGCGTTCCCCCTGCCCATCGACAACTGGCCGGCGCGGATCCAGCCCTTCGTGGGCGGCATCCGGACCACGTCGTCATTCCTGAGCAAAACCAAGAACCTCTCCCGCATGGCGTATGCGGTGGAAGGCAAAGTGGGGCCGGGCCGCCTGCTGGTCACCACCCTGCGGCTGCGCGAGCACTTCGACGAGGCCTATCCGGAAGCAATTGCGCTCTTCGATTCGCTGCTGCGCTACACCACCGGCCCGCAGTTCGACCCGAAGGAAACGATCCCGGATTCCGGCATCCGCCGGTTGACGGTCGATTAACCGGGGCTCGCTACTCAGAAGCGGCAAACGGCCGGCGCACCCGCCTGCCCGCTGCGGCCCCGATCAGAGACAGTACCCGCCACCCGTGTCCGGCTCGCGGAGCCTCTGAAACGTAGATCTCTTCCAGCCCGTCGACGGGGTCCATCCGGACACCCACGCGGGAGAAGCCGAGTTTCCTGGCCACGGCCGCCGAAGGCGTATTCGCGGCCGCAATCGAAACCACAAACTTCTTCACACCCTGCTGCCGGCCGGCCCAGCGCATCAAACCCTGCGCTGCTTCC encodes the following:
- the msrA gene encoding peptide-methionine (S)-S-oxide reductase MsrA, with translation MAIKPILSRLPALLFATLAGGGAMVTAATGNFPDPVVDAKPAQGKQTAVLAGGCFWCTEAVFEMVEGVDDVISGYAGGTKDTAKYDIVSTGRTGHAESILITFEPAKISYGQLLKIFFSVAHDPTSLNRQGADIGTQYRSAIFYANEEQKHVAEAYIKQLNDAQALKKPIVTQVVPLDKFYTAENYHQNYATLNHENPYIVNVSDPKVEKLKKMYPGCVRKRK
- a CDS encoding YeeE/YedE thiosulfate transporter family protein; this encodes MTESAPRLLLGLFTGFLFGFFLQKGHVAKFRVIAGQFLLRDFTVLKTMLTAIVVGGIGVYALKAMGLATLHVKPAQLVAVTIGGLVFGVGMVLLGYCPGTGVAAAAEGQRDALFGILGMILGSAVFAEFYGIISTSIMKWYDLGPVTIPDLLGVPTWTVLAALTVAALALFHQLDRSR
- a CDS encoding glycoside hydrolase family 2 protein, producing MEGLRSGYLAAILTALAVAPCAAAAEPARQQLDLNGTWQFRLDPANSGLQEKWFAAPDPFPEKIAVPGAWQAQGFGNASPQLRHSFEGTAWYRRTVNVPANWAGQRTVLRLGGAHRRVTLFVNGVELGGHDGFSAPFEFDISSALRPGGDNSIVLRIENPPVAIEASPDLQKPLMPTGMLNYIGNWGGIFGSVELASEPRLRLSSVLVTSDVSRRRVSFRIRVDAPGQARPLTVRVTVPGAPAATQPVPSSAAEPEAVVDIDAARLPLWSPDSPELLTASIQLLDQNRAIDRLEQRFGYREVTTSGGTILLNGKPLYLRGYGDDNVEVLTGFPPSSKAIFLERLKLSRSFGFNAVRFHSMTPPAAYFEAADEVGMLVMAELPAAYTQYFFAHRDFLKRELNSVLLAYRNHPSLLSLAFGNEFNLEWLKTEPERAEFLASIADFYKSAKQLAPATLILSNDGLDMRPSDMVSIYHGAPGDRPTVRHEFGQYYCSLPDISLKQQFTGVLLPTWLDAKSKWVADNHLEAIYPAYVHNSQRLQQLGRKYQIEKVRLNGGVSGYHYWLIVDYPGGTGEGDSWEEGWFDYFWKPKGITPEEGRALNTPVLLMLDAGVDNRTLWAGEPKQVGIQVSNYGAEAVHDGRLTWELRDGSQRIAGAALSGVEAELGKVSKLGSILLDAGAASAARKLELRITLDTRHGEYTNTWQFWAYPKPSRAAAPAVPVVSNLRLAALNRQYPWLQSGSSKLTPESLLITEDLDAAALAHLNAGGRVWLMLRQTLDRRGVEFFPASGGAAGTMIQEHPALSGFPHDGLADLQFYNLINGAFPLPIDNWPARIQPFVGGIRTTSSFLSKTKNLSRMAYAVEGKVGPGRLLVTTLRLREHFDEAYPEAIALFDSLLRYTTGPQFDPKETIPDSGIRRLTVD
- a CDS encoding YeeE/YedE thiosulfate transporter family protein; translated protein: MPPGSRLYPEERELMSFLSRRRWSPYAVGSLIGMLSWFAFVTADRPLGVSTALAKTAGMVEQTIAPGYVAANPYFRKFAPAVDWEWMLVAGIFLGAFVSARLSGDKPEAQVPRLWQRRFGPSRALRYAAAFVGGVILAVGARLAGGCTSGNGISGSLQLAVSGWLFFACLFASGLATAFLLYGKEAELD